In Brachypodium distachyon strain Bd21 chromosome 2, Brachypodium_distachyon_v3.0, whole genome shotgun sequence, one genomic interval encodes:
- the LOC104583030 gene encoding zinc finger CCCH domain-containing protein 1, with the protein MFGADCAFAHGTVELRRPRVEDGRMCYNFMYKGTCYCGENCIFSHASAAPGLAIRNPWELMPVEARRSETTPSVTVRSETSSASGRAFPPAVHQVPQEQEAAGGRRISNLERLSRKKTTGIYGDWPEQF; encoded by the exons ATGTTCGGCGCCGATTGCGCGTTCGCGCACGGCACGGTCGAACTGCGCCGCCCGCGAGTCGAGGATGGCCGGATGTGCTACAACTTCATGTATAAAGGTACATGCTACTGCGGGGAAAACTGCATCTTCTCCCATGCGTCTGCCGCACCAG GTCTGGCGATTCGCAATCCTTGGGAGCTGATGCCGGTGGAGGCGCGGAGGAGCGAGACGACCCCGTCCGTGACTGTGAGGAGCGAGACATCGTCGGCTTCTGGGAGGGCCTTCCCGCCGGCCGTGCATCAGGtgccgcaggagcaggaggctgCAGGTGGCAGAAGGATCAGCAACCTGGAGCGTCTGAGCAGGAAGAAGACCACCGGGATCTATGGGGACTGGCCCGAGCAGTTCTGA
- the LOC100843859 gene encoding LOW QUALITY PROTEIN: monothiol glutaredoxin-S4, mitochondrial (The sequence of the model RefSeq protein was modified relative to this genomic sequence to represent the inferred CDS: substituted 2 bases at 2 genomic stop codons) encodes MARLVSTALVRGVARSCRASTTAAAVSRPTFQQFMTYASQVGADSNANMASGTTRVAADLDTHQDFQPTSKGSDLSLHDIVAQDIKENPVLICMKGYPDAPRCGFSALAVKVLQQIWXAISRYKLSINGLQNSXIVYLSIVGVPISARDILSSMKLKESVKAHTNWPTFPQIFIKGEFVGGSDIILNMHQKGELKDLLGDVAQKGE; translated from the exons ATGGCGAGGCTGGTGTCGACTGCCCTCGTCAGGGGGGTCGCGAGGTCGTGCCGCGCGTCGACCACGGCGGCG GCTGTGTCACGACCCACTTTCCAACAGTTCATGACCTACGCATCACAAGTCGGTGCGGATTCTAATGCAAACATGGCATCAGGTACAACACGGGTAGCCGCTGATCTGGATACACATCAAGATTTCCAGCCTACAAGCAAAGGTTCTGACTTGTCTTTGCACGACATCGTTGCTCAG GATATCAAGGAGAATCCAGTCTTGATATGCATGAAGGGTTATCCTGATGCTCCCAGGTGTGGGTTCAGTGCACTGGCAGTTAAGGTCCTCCAGCAAATATGGTAAGCTATATCTAGGTACAAGCTGTCAATCAATGGTCTCCAGAATTCTTAAATCGTATATTTGTCTATTGTAGGTGTTCCTATCAGTGCTAGAGATATTCTGAGTAGTATGAAGCTCAAGGAGAGTGTGAAAGCTCACAC TAACTGGCCTACCTTTCCACAAATATTTATCAAAGGAGAGTTTGTTGGGGGATCTGATATCATATTAAACATGCACCAG AAAGGTGAGCTTAAGGATCTACTTGGTGATGTTGCACAAAAGGGCGAGTAA
- the LOC100844158 gene encoding acyl-protein thioesterase 1 homolog 1, which produces MSFGGGSSVAAGAKRPFEYGRTHVVRPKGAHKATIVWLHGLGDNGASWSQLLETLPLPNIKWICPTAPTRPVAIFGGFPSTAWFDVADLSEDSPDDVEGLDASAAHVANLLSTEPADIKLGVGGFSMGAATALYSGTCFAHGKYGNGNPYPVNLSLAVGLSGWLPCARSLKNKIESSQEAAQKASLLPLLLCHGKADDVVLYKHGERSVDALKSTGFSNVVFKSYNRLGHYTVPEEMDEVGKWITASLEISSSSS; this is translated from the exons ATGAGCTTCGGCGGTGGCAGCTCCGTCGCGGCCG GTGCGAAGCGGCCGTTCGAGTACGGCCGGACGCATGTGGTGAGGCCCAAGGGCGCGCACAAGGCCACCATCGTCTGGCTCCACGGCCTCGGCGACAATGGAGCCAG CTGGTCTCAACTGTTGGAAACTCTTCCCCTTCCCAAT ATAAAATGGATTTGCCCAACTGCGCCTACGAGGCCTGTGGCAATCTTTGGCGGGTTCCCATCTACTGCAT GGTTTGACGTTGCCGATCTTTCAGAAGATTCTCCTGATGATGTTGAGGGGCTGGATGCCTCAGCTGCACATGTTGCAAATCTTTTGTCAACTGAGCCCGCGGACA TCAAGCTTGGCGTTGGTGGCTTTAGTATGGGTGCTGCTACTGCCCTTTACTCTGGGACTTGCTTTGCTCATGGGAAATATGGGAATGGCAATCCATATCCAGTGAACTTAAGTTTAGCTGTGGGTCTGAGTGGCTGGCTTCCATGTGCCAG GTCATTGAAGAACAAAATTGAGAGCTCTCAGGAGGCTGCACAAAAGGCTTCATTGTTACCTCTTCTCCTTTGTCATGGAAAAG CTGATGACGTAGTTCTTTACAAGCATGGAGAGAGATCTGTCGATGCACTGAAGTCAACTGGATTTTCAAATGTGGTATTCAAGTCATATAACAG ACTTGGACACTACACCGTTCCAGAGGAGATGGACGAAGTCGGCAAATGGATCACAGCAAGCTTGGAAATCAGTAGTTCATCGTCTTGA
- the LOC112270557 gene encoding zinc finger CCCH domain-containing protein 1-like: protein MEREQRETTRKNIIVVEPGERPPQRPPPPERSSDGIVLAVGRQQNFQLDPPLPAKLFYKTKLCVNYDTSGRCFFGEHCAFAHGVAELRRPDVDMGDKICHNFRYNGTCYYGENCIFSHASPGLAIRNPSAGREMPAAPGRAFPPVPAPAVRERPHPEEQEAGARRVSNLERLSWNKTGGTYGDWPEQY, encoded by the exons ATGGAGAGAGAGCAGAGGGAGACCACGCGCAAGAACATCATTGTGGTGGAGCCCGGCGAGAGGCCGCCgcagcgcccgccgccgccggagcgcTCCTCGGACGGGATTGTCCTGGCGGTGGGGAGGCAGCAGAACTTCCAGCTGGACCCACCGCTGCCGGCAAAACTCTTCTACAAGACCAAGCTATGCGTGAACTATGACACAAGCGGCCGCTGCTTCTTCGGGGAACACTGCGCCTTCGCGCACGGCGTCGCCGAACTGCGCCGCCCGGATGTCGACATGGGTGACAAGATATGCCACAACTTCAGGTATAACGGCACATGCTACTACGGGGAGAATTGCATCTTCTCCCATGCGTCACCAG GTCTGGCGATTCGCAATCCATCTGCTGGGCGCGAGATGCCTGCGGCTCCGGGGAGGGCCTTCCCGCCGGTGCCTGCGCCGGCCGTGCGTGAGCGTCCCCatccggaggagcaggaggctgGTGCCAGAAGGGTCAGCAACCTGGAGCGTCTGAGCTGGAACAAGACCGGCGGCACCTACGGGGACTGGCCCGAGCAGTACTGA